Proteins encoded in a region of the Syngnathus typhle isolate RoL2023-S1 ecotype Sweden linkage group LG20, RoL_Styp_1.0, whole genome shotgun sequence genome:
- the col1a2 gene encoding collagen alpha-2(I) chain — MLSFVDTRILLLLAVTSYLATCQSGPRGDKGPRGDRGPQGPDGKDGIPGLPGPVGPPGPPGLGGNFAAQYSKPPDPVSPAGPMGERGPPGAAGAPGPQGHTGHPGEPGEPGQTGPVGARGPPGAPGKAGDDGNNGRPGKPGDRGVPGTQGARGFPGTPGLPGMKGHRGYNGLDGRKGEPGAAGVKGEAGAHGAAGRPGLVGPRGMAGERGRAGPAGPVGARGADGNTGPAGAAGPVGVAGAPGFPGGPGPKGEVGPVGATGPTGPQGARGEPGPNGAVGPVGPVGNPGANGLNGAKGASGAAGLAGAPGFPGPRGGPGPQGPQGASGPRGLAGDPGVQGVKGDVGAKGEPGSAGPQGAPGPQGEEGKRGSNGEVGATGPAGSRGSRGSPGSRGMPGAEGRVGPLGMPGLRGATGAAGARGAPGDAGRTGEPGAAGLRGLPGSPGSSGPPGKEGPSGPAGQDGRTGPPGPTGPRGQPGNIGFPGPKGPSGEAGKAGEKGSSGVTGLRGPPGPDGNNGATGPMGVSGGSGERGEPGPAGASGFQGLPGPAGAAGEAGKPGDRGIPGDQGVAGPAGAKGERGNPGAAGASGAQGPMGARGASGAPGADGAKGEPGTAGLAGAPGHQGASGMPGERGAAGPAGVKGEKGELGHKGPDGNAGRDGARGMPGAGGPPGPTGANGDKGESGSFGPAGPPGVRGASGERGEVGPVGAPGFAGAPGASGQTGARGERGPAGGKGDAGPSGAAGPAGQSGPAGPSGPAGPTGARGDNGPQGLTGFPGAAGRVGPAGPAGIVGPPGAAGPAGKDGPRGVRGDVGPAGPAGEQGMVGPPGPAGDKGHSGESGPAGAPGTPGTSGPLGLQGFVGLPGARGDRGIPGGPGAVGEPGRIGPAGPAGARGPAGNIGMPGMTGPQGEAGREGNTGNDGPPGRAGAPGIKGDRGDPGPAGALGLAGTPGPAGPSGSVGRPGNRGDSGFAGPSGPAGLAGARGAAGPAGPRGEKGVGGDRGDYGMKGLRGHPGLQGPPGPSGAPGDTGSAGANGPSGPRGPAGPHGPAGKDGRAGAHGTIGASGARGAPGHIGPVGPAGPPGLPGPPGAAGGSYDLSGYDEYRADQPAMRAKDYEVDATIKSLNTQIENLLTPEGSRKNPARTCRDIKLGHPEWTSGFYWIDPNQGCINDAIRVFCDFNTRETCIHARPESIAKKNWFRSTENKKHVWFGETINGGTEFTYNDETISSQSMATQLAFMRLLSNQASQNITYHCKNSVAYMDAESGSLTKAVVLGGSNDVELRAEGNSRFTFSVVEDGCTRHTGEWSKTVIEYRTSKPSRLPILDIAPMDIGGADQEFGLDIGPVCFK; from the exons ATGCTCAGCTTTGTGGATACCCGGATTCTGTTGCTGCTTGCAGTAACTTCATACCTAGCAACATGTCAAT CA GGCCCCCGAGGAGACAAAGGACCTCGAGGTGACAGG GGTCCCCAGGGACCTGATGGAAAAGATGGAATACCCGGACTCCCTGGCCCCGTCGGCCCCCCTGGCCCTCCTGGACTTGGTGGA aACTTTGCTGCTCAGTATTCTAAGCCTCCCGATCCAGTCTCACCCGCG gGCCCGATGGGCGAAAGAGGCCCTCCCGGAGCCGCTGGAGCCCCT GGACCTCAGGGACACACCGGACACCCTGGCGAGCCCGGCGAGCCCGGACAGACT GGTCCCGTTGGTGCCCGTGGCCCCCCTGGAGCTCCTGGCAAAGCTGGAGACGAC GGTAACAATGGCAGACCTGGCAAGCCCGGAGACAGAGGTGTCCCCGGCACTCAG gGTGCTCGTGGATTCCCCGGAACCCCTGGACTTCCCGGAATGAAGGGACACAGA GGTTACAATGGCTTGGATGGACGCAAGGGAGAGCCTGGTGCCGCTGGAGTCAAG GGTGAGGCTGGCGCACACGGAGCTGCGGGCAGACCCGGACTTGTT GGACCCCGCGGTATGGCTGGTGAGAGAGGTCGTGCCGGCCCTGCTGGACCCGTTGGTGCTCGTGGTGCTGATGGCAACACTGGACCCGCTGGTGCTGCT GGACCAGTTGGTGTTGCTGGCGCCCCAGGTTTCCCTGGTGGCCCTGGACCCAAG GGAGAGGTAGGACCTGTTGGTGCTACTGGTCCCACTGGACCTCAGGGAGCTAGAGGAGAGCCTGGTCCCAATGGTGCTGTTGGCCCCGTTGGTCCCGTC GGTAACCCTGGTGCTAATGGCCTGAACGGAGCCAAGGGCGCCTCT GGTGCCGCTGGTCTTGCTGGAGCTCCCGGTTTCCCCGGACCCAGAGGAGGACCCGGACCTCAGGGACCTCAGGGTGCCTCTGGTCCCAGAGGCCTGGCT GGAGATCCTGGTGTCCAGGGTGTGAAGGGAGATGTCGGTGCCAAGGGTGAGCCT GGTAGCGCCGGACCTCAGGGAGCTCCCGGACCTCAGGGTGAGGAGGGCAAACGTGGATCTAATGGCGAGGTCGGTGCCACTGGCCCCGCTGGTAGCCGTGGATCCAGA GGCTCTCCCGGAAGCCGTGGAATGCCCGGTGCTGAGGGAAGAGTTGGCCCACTT GGTATGCCTGGTCTTCGCGGCGCCACCGGCGCTGCTGGAGCTCGTGGAGCCCCTGGAGATGCTGGCCGTACTGGTGAGCCTGGTGCTGCTGGTCTCAGG GGTCTCCCCGGAAGCCCCGGAAGCTCTGGACCCCCAGGAAAGGAGGGACCTTCT GGTCCTGCTGGACAAGACGGACGCACTGGTCCTCCCGGCCCAACTGGACCTAGAGGCCAGCCTGGAAACATTGGCTTCCCTGGACCCAAGGGACCCTCT GGTGAGGCTGGCAAAGCCGGAGAGAAGGGATCTTCCGGCGTCACTGGACTGAGA GGTCCTCCTGGCCCTGATGGTAACAATGGCGCCACTGGCCCCATGGGAGTTTCT GGTGGTTCTGGTGAGAGGGGAGAGCCAGGACCTGCTGGAGCTTCTGGTTTCCAG GGTCTCCCTGGACCCGCTGGTGCTGCTGGAGAGGCTGGCAAGCCCGGAGACAGA GGTATCCCAGGAGACCAGGGAGTCGCTGGACCCGCTGGTGCCAAG GGCGAGCGTGGTAACCCCGGTGCTGCTGGAGCTTCTGGAGCTCAGGGACCTATGGGAGCCCGTGGAGCTTCTGGAGCCCCTGGTGCTGATGGTGCCAAG GGAGAGCCTGGCACGGCTGGACTTGCTGGTGCTCCTGGCCACCAGGGAGCTAGCGGCATGCCCGGAGAGCGTGGAGCTGCTGGTCCCGCTGGAGTCAAGGGAGAGAAG GGAGAGCTTGGACACAAAGGACCCGATGGCAATGCCGGAAGAGATGGCGCTCGT GGTATGCCTGGAGCTGGTGGACCCCCTGGACCCACAGGAGCTAATGGTGACAAG GGCGAGTCTGGATCTTTCGGACCCGCTGGACCTCCCGGAGTCCGTGGTGCCTCT GGTGAGCGCGGAGAGGTTGGACCCGTTGGAGCCCCTGGATTCGCTGGAGCCCCT GGCGCTAGTGGACAGACCGGAGCAAGAGGAGAGCGTGGACCTGCTGGAGGAAAGGGAGATGCTGGCCCCTCTGGCGCCGCTGGCCCTGCTGGACAATCTGGACCTGCT GGTCCTTCTGGCCCTGCTGGACCTACTGGTGCTCGTGGAGACAATGGCCCTCAG GGTCTGACTGGTTTCCCTGGAGCTGCTGGCAGAGTTGGCCCCGCTGGTCCTGCT GGTATTGTCGGACCCCCTGGTGCCGCTGGTCCCGCTGGTAAAGATGGTCCCCGTGGTGTGCGTGGAGATGTTGGTCCCGCCGGTCCTGCTGGAGAGCAGGGTATGGTTGGACCTCCTGGCCCCGCTGGAGATAAGGGCCACAGTGGCGAGTCTGGACCTGCT GGTGCTCCTGGTACTCCTGGAACTTCTGGACCTCTTGGTCTTCAAGGATTTGTTGGTCTTCCTGGCGCTAGAGGCGATCGCGGTATTCCCGGTGGTCCCGGTGCTGTT GGAGAGCCTGGTAGAATTGGACCTGCTGGTCCCGCTGGTGCCCGTGGCCCCGCTGGCAACATTGGCATGCCTGGTATGACCGGACCTCAGGGAGAAGCTGGACGTGAG GGTAACACTGGTAACGATGGTCCTCCTGGCCGTGCTGGTGCTCCTGGAATCAAG GGAGACCGTGGTGACCCTGGTCCCGCTGGTGCTTTGGGACTTGCCGGTACCCCCGGACCCGCTGGCCCCAGTGGATCTGTTGGAAGACCTGGAAACCGTGGAGACTCT GGCTTCGCTGGACCTTCTGGACCTGCCGGACTCGCTGGAGCTAGAGGTGCCGCT GGACCCGCTGGACCCCGTGGTGAGAAGGGAGTTGGTGGAGACAGGGGAGACTATGGAATGAAGGGTCTTCGTGGACATCCTGGTCTCCAGGGACCACCAGGACCTTCA GGTGCCCCTGGTGACACCGGATCTGCTGGAGCTAATGGACCCTCTGGACCTAGA GGTCCCGCCGGACCCCACGGACCTGCCGGTAAGGATGGTAGAGCTGGTGCCCACGGTACTATTGGTGCTTCCGGTGCTCGTGGAGCCCCCGGACACATCGGCCCTGTC GGTCCCGCCGGACCTCCCGGTCTGCCCGGACCTCCCGGTGCTGCTGGTGGTAGCTATGATCTGTCTGGATACGATGAGTACAGAGCTGACCAGCCCGCCATGAGAGCTAAGGATTACGAGGTTGACGCCACCATCAAGTCCCTGAACACTCAGATCGAGAACCTGCTCACCCCTGAGGGATCCAGGAAGAACCCTGCCCGCACATGCCGTGACATCAAGCTCGGCCACCCCGAATGGACCAGCG GATTCTACTGGATCGACCCCAACCAGGGTTGCATCAATGACGCCATCAGGGTCTTCTGCGACTTCAACACCCGCGAGACTTGCATCCACGCCCGCCCCGAGAGCATTGCCAAGAAGAACTGGTTCAGAAGCACAGAGAACAAGAAGCACGTCTGGTTCGGAGAGACCATCAATGGCGGAACTGAG TTCACCTACAACGACGAGACCATCAGCTCCCAGAGCATGGCCACCCAGCTGGCCTTCATGCGCCTGCTGTCCAACCAGGCTAGCCAGAACATCACCTACCACTGCAAGAACAGCGTTGCCTACATGGATGCTGAGAGCGGCAGCCTGACTAAGGCTGTGGTGCTCGGCGGCTCCAACGATGTGGAGCTGAGGGCTGAGGGCAACAGCCGTTTCACCTTCTCTGTGGTGGAGGACGGTTGCACT AGACACACTGGTGAGTGGAGCAAGACAGTGATTGAGTACAGAACAAGTAAACCATCTCGCCTGCCCATCCTCGACATTGCACCTATGGACATTGGTGGAGCCGATCAGGAGTTTGGTTTGGACATTGGCCCAGTCTGTTTCAAATAA
- the bet1 gene encoding BET1 homolog, which produces MRRAGLGDGPSGNYVASGYSVYEEENEHLQEGLRAKVSALKSLSIDIGTEVKYQNKMLDEMDTDFDSTGGLLGATIGRVKQLSRGSQTKLLCYMLLFCFFVFFVLYWFIKLR; this is translated from the exons ATGAGGCGCGCCGGCTTGG GTGATGGACCTTCTGGAAACTACGTCGCAAGTGGATACAGCGTGTACGAAGAGGAAAATGAACATCTCCAGGAGGGACTGAGAGCTAAAGTCAGCGCTTTGAAAAGT CTGTCAATCGATATCGGAACGGAAGTGAAGTATCAGAATAAAATGCTGGACGAGATG GATACCGACTTTGACTCAACGGGCGGCCTGCTCGGCGCCACCATCGGCCGAGTCAAACAGCTGTCCAGAGGCAGTCAGACCAAACTGCTGTGCTACATGCTGCTCTTCTgcttttttgtcttctttgtaCTCTACTGGTTCATCAAGTTGAGGTGA